The following are encoded together in the Neomonachus schauinslandi chromosome 15, ASM220157v2, whole genome shotgun sequence genome:
- the SLC4A1 gene encoding band 3 anion transport protein: protein MEDWQEDHEEGLEDALEQEEYEDPDVPVLQVEEPVADYAEPTATDYDTSPDPDATSRAATHEVYVELQELVMDEKNQELRWMEAAHWVRLEENLREDGVWSRPHLSYLTFWSLLELQKAFAKGTVLLDLPETSLAGVANQLLDGFIYEEQIRPEARDLLLRVLLLPHSHAGDLEALEGVKPTVLMRSGNPSQPLLSQHPSLEMELFCEQGTEGHSPSGILEKIPPDSEATLVLVGRAEFLERPVLGFVRLQEATELEAVRLPVLVRFLFVLLGPEAPNIDYTQLGRAAATLMSERVFRTDAYLAQSKAELVRNLEGFLDCSLVLPPCEAPSEQALLSLVPLQKELLRRRYLLSPAKPEPRFYKGLDLYGGPGAPAGPDDPLQRTGLLFGGLVRDIRRRYPHYLSDITDAFSPQVLAAVIFIYFAALSPAITFGGLLGEKTQNQMGVLELLISTAVQGILFALLAAQPLLVVGFSGPLLVFEEAFFSFCTNYNLEYIVGRVWIGFWLVLFVVLIVAFEGSFLVRFISRYTQEIFSFLISLIFIYETFVKLIKIFQDHPLQKHYDHNVTVVPKPQGPLPNTALLSLVFMAGTFFFAMMLRKFKNSSYFPGVLRRVIGDFGVPISILIMVMVDFFIEDTYTQKLSVPKGLSVSNSSARGWVIHPLGIYSHFPIWMMFASALPAMLVFILIFLESQITTLIISKPERKMIKGSGFHLDLLLVIGMGGVAALFGMPWLSATTVRSVTHANALTVMGKASAPGAAAQIQEVKEQRISGLLVAVLVGLSILMGPILSRIPLAVLFGIFLYMGVTSLSGIQLFDRVLLLFKPSKYHPDVPYVKRVKTWRMHLFTIIQIICLAGLWTVKTFPSTSLALPFVLILTVPLRRLLLPLIFRTLELQCLDADDAKPTFDEEEGRDEYNEVTMPV from the exons ATGGAGGACTGGCAG GAGGATCATGAAGAGGGGCTGGAGGATGCTCTGGAACAGGAGGAGTATGAAGACCCAGATGTCCCTGTGCTTCAGGTGGAGGAGCCAGTAG CTGATTACGCTGAGCCGACAGCCACAGACTACGACACCAGCCCAGACCCAGACGCCACATCGCGCGCAGCCACCCACGAG GTGTACGTGGAGCTGCAGGAGCTGGTGATGGATGAGAAGAACCAGGAGTTGCGGTGGATGGAGGCAGCGCACTGGGTGCGGCTGGAGGAGAACCTGAGGGAGGATGGGGTCTGGAGCCGCCCGCACCTGTCCTACCTCACCTTCTGGAGCCTCCTGGAGCTGCAGAAAGCCTTTGCCAAGG GTACCGTCCTCCTGGATCTGCCAGAGACCTCCCTGGCGGGAGTGGCCAACCAGCTGCTGGACGGGTTCATCTACGAGGAGCAGATCCGGCCTGAGGCCCGAGACCTGCTGCTCCGAGTCCTGCTGCTCCCACACAG CCATGCCGGAGACCTGGAGGCCCTGGAGGGTGTGAAGCCCACGGTTCTGATGCGTTCCGGGAACCCCTCACAGCCTCTGCTCTCCCAGCACCCCTCGTTAGAGATGGAGCTCTTCTGTGAACAG GGCACAGAAGGGCATTCCCCGTCTGGAATTCTAGAGAAGATTCCCCCAGATTCGGAGGCCACCCTGGTGCTCGTGG GCCGAGCAGAGTTCCTGGAGCGCCCGGTGCTGGGCTTCGTGCGGCTGCAGGAGGCCACGGAGCTGGAGGCTGTGCGGCTCCCCGTGCTTGTTCGCTTCCTCTTTGTGCTGCTGGGACCCGAGGCCCCCAACATCGACTACACCCAGCTCGGTCGGGCGGCGGCCACCCTCATGTCTgagagg GTGTTCCGCACAGATGCTTACCTGGCTCAGAGCAAGGCGGAGCTGGTCCGCAacctggagggcttcctggactGCAGCCTGGTGCTGCCTCCCTGCGAAGCCCCCTCCGAGCAGGCCCTGCTCAGTCTGGTGCCCCTGCAGAAGGAGCTGCTGCGGAGGCGCTACCTGCTCAGCCCCGCCAAGCCTGAGCCCCGCTTCTACAAGGGTCTGG ATTTGTATGGGGGCCCAGGGGCCCCTGCTGGGCCAGACGACCCTCTGCAGCGGACAGGCCTGCTCTTTGGGGGCCTGGTGCGTGACATCCGGCGCCGCTACCCCCACTACTTGAGTGACATCACAGACGCGTTCAGCCCCCAGGTCCTGGCTGCTGTCATCTTCATCTACTTTGCTGCCTTGTCACCTGCCATCACCTTCGGCGGCCTCCTGG GAGAAAAGACCCAGAACCAGATGGGGGTGTTGGAGCTGCTCATCTCCACTGCGGTGCAGGGCATTCTCTTCGCCCTGCTCGCGGCTCAGCCACTGCTTGTGGTTGGCTTCTCAGGACCCCTGCTCGTGTTTGAAGAAGCCTTTTTCTCG TTCTGCACTAACTACAACCTGGAGTACATCGTGGGCCGCGTGTGGATCGGCTTCTGGCTGGTCCTGTTCGTGGTGCTCATAGTGGCCTTCGAGGGCAGTTTCCTGGTCCGCTTCATCTCCCGCTACACCCAAGAGATCTTCTCCTTTCTCATCTCCCTCATCTTCATCTATGAGACCTTCGTCAAGCTGATCAAG ATCTTCCAGGACCATCCACTTCAGAAGCATTATGACCACAATGTGACAGTGGTGCCCAAACCTCAGGGTCCCCTGCCCAACACAGCCCTCCTCTCCCTTGTGTTCATGGCTGGCACCTTCTTCTTCGCCATGATGCTGCGAAAGTTCAAGAACAGCTCCTACTTCCCTGGCGTG CTGCGACGGGTCATTGGGGACTTCGGGGTCCCCATCTCCATTCTGATCATGGTCATGGTGGATTTCTTCATCGAGGACACCTACACCCAG AAACTCAGTGTGCCTAAAGGCCTCTCAGTGTCCAACTCCTCAGCCCGGGGCTGGGTCATCCACCCACTGGGCATATATTCGCATTTCCCCATCTGGATGATGTTTGCCTCCGCCCTGCCTGCCATGCTGGTCTTCATCCTCATCTTCCTTGAGTCCCAGATCACCAC GCTGATTATCAGCAAACCGGAGCGTAAGATGATCAAGGGCTCTGGCTTCCACCTGGACCTGCTGCTGGTCATAGGCATGGGCGGTGTGGCTGCCCTCTTTGGGATGCCCTGGCTCAGTGCCACCACTGTTCGTTCTGTCACCCACGCCAACGCGCTCACTGTCATGGGCAAGGCCAGCGCCCCAGGGGCTGCAGCCCAGATTCAGGAGGTCAAGGAGCAGCGGATCAGTGGGCTCCTGGTTGCTGTGCTCGTAG GCCTGTCCATCCTCATGGGGCCCATCCTGTCCCGCATCCCCCTGGCTGTGCTGTTTGGCATCTTCCTCTACATGGGGGTCACGTCCCTCAGCGGCATCCAGCTCTTTGACCGCGTCTTGCTTCTGTTCAAGCCGTCCAAGTACCACCCAGATGTGCCCTACGTCAAGCGG GTGAAGACCTGGCGCATGCACTTGTTCACGATCATCCAGATCATCTGCCTGGCAGGACTGTGGACGGTGAAGACCTTCCCCAGCACCTCGCTGGCCCTGCCCTTCGTCCTGATCCTCACGGTGCCTCTGCGCCGCCTCCTGCTGCCGCTCATCTTCAGGACGCTGGAGCTCCAGTGT CTGGATGCTGACGATGCCAAGCCGACCTTCGATGAAGAGGAGGGTCGGGATGAATACAACGAGGTGACCATGCCCGTGTGA